A stretch of DNA from Tachysurus vachellii isolate PV-2020 chromosome 4, HZAU_Pvac_v1, whole genome shotgun sequence:
ACATGGCACGGGAAGCAAACACCAGACGACACTTCTTTAATGCAGATGTATGGTTGGAAACTAAGGCATAGACATCAAAGTCACAGCCCTTCCTCATCTCTGTGCTGACCTTGATGGTGACATGTAGGCCAgagttgtctgtctgtttcaggAGTTTGTTTTGATGGTTGGCTTTTTTAAATGCCTCTCGTTCTTCAGCTGTGCCTGTGTCAGGAGAATATTAAAGCAGGTCaaattacagtaaaaataacTCTAGAACCCTAAGGTTCCCTTGGTTtggtgtgtttctctgtcagaAAGTAACAGCTCAGGAAAGCATTATCTATTCAAAAACCCCTTGACGTATGTTTTCTTCTAACAGTTTTGGAAATGTAATATTCTGCACTTTGTATCTTTCACACCCTAATAATACAAAGTTAAAACAATCAGAGAAACTTCAttaatttaagttttttttttttttttggctaactGATTGCACATTGATCGATAAAGGTGAATATACATTACCTTCTGGGTACTTGTAAAGGTGTGTAATGTCCTCTCGTTTGTCACTTCCAACACTCTTAGTGCTGATTTTCTGGCCAACCTCAGTAGAACTGATGATCTTTCTTGTGCTGCCGTCTTGGTATTTCAGGAAGGTCTCCACATCTGCATTTACCTCCGAGAACACAAACAGAGCATCATACTTGCACAGGATTTCTCCCTCCTTTATGGCTTTCAGTGGGACTGGCCCACAGCAGAATACCcctaaaagagaaagaaagaaagaaagaaagaaagaaagggattTTACTCAATTTTAACAACGGAATACAATGTATTGTATCTTGTATTGATGGTGGGATGGCTTTGTAAAGTCTTCTCCAGCACATGCCAAAGATTTTCATTTGGATTAAGGTTTGGATGGCCTCTGTGGTcgaaaaaaatcaattaaaaagaACATCATTCAGTATAATGTAAACTGACCTACTTGAGCATATAACGGTGAACCTAACCAAAGCAACCCCAGATCATATCACTGCCCCTACAGGCTTGTACAGTGGACACTAGacatgttggtgtgtgtgtgtgtgtgcgtgtgtgtgtgtgtgtgtgtgtgtgtgtgtgtgtccgtgtgtgcgtgtgtgaactGGAAATAGCGTCCATACCCTCGCTCTTCTCCTGGGGCGTGGGGTCACTAGCCTGCCAGCCATCAAAGCCTGCTTTCAGATCTGGACGAGCCATCCAGCTTTCCACCCAGCAGTGGTAATTCCTGCAAGAAAAAACTCGGTTGTAGTCATTTAAcagagacaattttccagaccaACTTATAATCCCAAAAAAATTACCTAATGTAtgaaaacatattattattgagtGTAACTGAGTTTTACAgttacactttatttacagatttacagctgaatgtttttcaaaaacatttaaaatccaGCACAAATAGGAGAATCTCTTCATTAAATATACCTCCCTTTTCTGAAAATAGCTGCCTAAACACAGCTGCCCAAAAGTCAAGGCTTTCTCAATAGGTAGGCTTGTGCCTAAATATCATGTGGGTGAGTAATTCAAAGGAAGAAGTTTATTCATATAAACAGGCTTAGTCATATAAAAAGAACTATTCACAAGCATacacatttgcatttatttggcCTGTAAATAGTCCTAAAGCCCACACAAATAATTAATCTTTGGCAATATGAATTAAAATTGAGAAAACTTTACTTCTACTGAGCACATGTTACACCCATACTCCAACAGTTACACTGGCTCCAGTTTCAATGTAAATTAAGTGTAAACTTCAAGCTATTATGTGGCTATAGGGACACCAGCACTGTTAAGAACAAAATCAGCAACAATAATACAGTAAAAGAAAACCTCAAAAACATCAGGTTAAcactgcatgtacagtatgtaatcatTGCGATGCTGACATAAATTCTGTGGGGTTAAATATTAAAgaagcagaaattattattacCAGATCATGTCTCTGGTGGTGTTCAGCAGCTTGCCTTTTTCATCCACATAGCGTTCAATCACCAGGTTGCTGTTGGTGTCATGAGCTGAGAGGTAGTTAGTCACCACTCTGCAGGGGATACCCAATGCTCGAGACACTGAGGACAAATGGCCAAGACACTTGGCTTATTTATTCACGCGGAGAGTGAAATCCAATACGACTGCaattattatactattattgacacctttttcattattttcccataaagctatgctgtaatgcacattCCATTCTCAGGCTTGTCTAACTGCGAAAAATGTGGGGGCAACAGTCATTTTCTTACCAGTGCATGCAACAGCAGCAAACACCCAGCACTGGCCATAGCGAACAGGCAAGCAAGAAGTGGAATTCCAAGTCTTAAGAATCTCCACGCTTCCTCTCCATGACATGGGACTGATTCCACCTTCAAATGTTTGTTTCCAGCAGCCTTCCAGGACCCCATTATCTCTGTCATTACTGTTCACCTGCAAGTGTTTATTCATGTGTGTGGCATATTGGCATTGTATAATGACATCAAAGGTTATTCAAATGAGTACAGAACATAATGAGCAAAGTTTGTAGAAATGTAATTCTCACCATAGCACTAAGCACTCGAGTGACATAAATAGGGTTTCTGCGGCCAGAACAATCTTTCCCAGGGTTTCTCTGGCATTTAGGGTTCACATCCAGAATTCTTAGACATGCATCCAGAATGCCTTCTTCAAACTAAGAGTCAAAGCATAAACAATGCAATATTATTACCCTACTTAGTAAGGTTTGTTACAGCAATAGCAATGTAAAAACAGTGCCAACATCTATCTGATCTGTTTGTGTAATTTTAGAAATCCCATGGGGTTTTAATCAAGCAGAGCAGAGATTAATCAATTTGCATAGAGCTGGTGGCATATGGTAGCCAATACCATCCTAACACATCAGTGGTAGCCAAcacaatctaaaataaaaaaaattatacatgtgtgtgcttttgtaatACACTGGCCATACATTCTAACCTAAATTTTATCTACTGTGCCTTTTCAGCAATTCATTCTGGTCAaggtctcatacacacacacacacaaacacacacacacacacacacacacacacacacacacttccaaactaattattactaattatttcTCTTATCAATGTTGGCTTCCCTAAAACATTCCTGTACCAACATGTGCTTTATCTGCATTTTTTCAGCCTCTACATCATCTCACTTTTTAGGGTGTATGCCATCTACTTCAAAGAATAATTAAGAAGAGTTATGTTTGGCTTACATCCAACAGAAGGAGGAGATAGATAACTTGCTtgctgtttgtgtctgtgtttgtgtgtgtgcgtgcatgagagagcgagagagagagagagagagagagagagagagagagagagagagagatttcagcaCCTGGCCAAAGTACCAAGGTGAAGGGATAGGATATTTGGCATCACCCCTGTAGATGATCCCATCCTGAGCCAAAACATATTCTTCCAGATTCTCCTCACTTTCCATGTACACCATATCACCTGTTCAGTAAATAACCCAAACAAACCAACCATCAAAAGCCTGGTGGGAGCATCAGCTAGTGTTAATAGACTCTGAACATCAATGTTAATATGTTATTATGTGTGCTTAAGGGTTTGTATGTGGTGTGCGTTtggaggataaaaataaattgatgcAGCTATTGCTTGATGTTTATACAGAAGGCTAACAAATATGGCTTATGTTGCGCTAAATTTTCACTCACGTGAGCACCAGGGGTTGAATAGTAGTATCAGTTCAAACTGAATCCTGCCATCCAGAGTCACAGAGTAGGGGCCAATTGGTGCATCGGGGGCGGAACAGATTGACAAGGAGACAATCTCCCCAGGGGGACTGGTTACTGCAGCACTCCATTTTGCATCATCAATATTATCACTCAGACCAAAAACAGCCTTGGTACCATACTGCTCCACAGGATCAGGTCCTTTAGACATTTATATAAGGAAATGTATAAACATTGACATGAAGATCAACATTATCATGAACTcacaaaactaacaaaaaaataaaacagcatattTTGTAGCCATCAGAAGCATTTATAATCAGTAATGGTCACAGAACAGTTCTCATTTTTAAAGAATCTTTCACTAAAATAAGGATAGATTTGAAAAAATCCCCATAATTCCAATAACATATGCCATAAGCAGGAAATGTGtaactgttaaaataaatgcatacagTAGGAACAAGAGCCAGGGACTCTTTGGGAACTCAGGATGTGTGACCTTAGAAGAAGTCTAATCAACACACAGACCGGAAAAGTGGGAAACGTTCCAGGAAATTGTTCCTTTTAACTGTTCAAGCAGAAGcgcatttcttcttcttttgtatATGCACATGGGGCATTTATTTCATGTAATGTTATGAGGCTGTTATAACTTGTGAGGAATGAAGTCTATATAGTTAAACATAAATTAGTGAAATACAAAATTTCAGGATAAGGAAAAAAGTTAAAGACCTAGTAATTAATTCTTTGTGGTTACTcattacacaaaacacataagaaatCAAACATCCAATCAGGTGTAACAAAGCTAGACTTAGGCATAATAGTCAGTTCCAGTGAATACATCCAAACTAACTGGTGGAAAAAGAGAACCATATTTTTGCATGGATCTAAACATGTCTTAACTGTACACATGGCTCTTTTTTGATAATGTGGTAATCACTGAGCATTTGCTTTCCATTTGCTTCCTGTGCTTCAACTGTTAAGTGTTTCCATGGCTTAACAGAGTTCACTGGAGGTTTCAGTCTGATTGTTATAAAGTTCAggctatatatattataataaatttataaCAAGCACTCTTGGTCATTCGACTTTACAGAAACCAGGATTTACATGtatgaatttttgttttttctttacactaGTAAAATGAAGGTATCTTTATTATCTTAGAGCACAGCTCTTGGAAAGCTGAAAGGGTGGAATTCAGCATAGTTCGAGTTTACTGGAGATGCTAATTCATTGTGTAGTTGAACACActattttttaaagcaaagaaCACAGAGCTGGATTTGGTAAACTCTGGTTACTATATTCGACACAaagtaaaatgctgtaaaatagGTTACATCAGGGCTATCATATCCACAAAGAGCCAAAGTTGcagcaggttttcattccatccCTGCAGGAGGCAAACCTAATTTCACTTTTGAAGTTGTTTGAAGACTGAGACCAAATGAGTAAAGTTGGATCAAAGTGGGGTTCTGCTTGATTAGAATTAAACTTTGTAAGCCCACTACAGGGGTAAAATGTCTTTATAATTTAGTCTTCATAAAAATCTCTTTGTAAATGAATTaatgcattatatattatagttaaTATCAGACTTTGGTAGTAATTAAAAAGTTGCATAT
This window harbors:
- the tgm2b gene encoding protein-glutamine gamma-glutamyltransferase 2 codes for the protein MALDIGTWDLACDFNNTSHRTELNGTDRLIVRRGQPFTINLNLRSGSYEPGVHQLHIIAETGPDPVEQYGTKAVFGLSDNIDDAKWSAAVTSPPGEIVSLSICSAPDAPIGPYSVTLDGRIQFELILLFNPWCSRDMVYMESEENLEEYVLAQDGIIYRGDAKYPIPSPWYFGQFEEGILDACLRILDVNPKCQRNPGKDCSGRRNPIYVTRVLSAMVNSNDRDNGVLEGCWKQTFEGGISPMSWRGSVEILKTWNSTSCLPVRYGQCWVFAAVACTVSRALGIPCRVVTNYLSAHDTNSNLVIERYVDEKGKLLNTTRDMIWNYHCWVESWMARPDLKAGFDGWQASDPTPQEKSEGVFCCGPVPLKAIKEGEILCKYDALFVFSEVNADVETFLKYQDGSTRKIISSTEVGQKISTKSVGSDKREDITHLYKYPEGTAEEREAFKKANHQNKLLKQTDNSGLHVTIKVSTEMRKGCDFDVYALVSNHTSALKKCRLVFASRAMSYDGAIGEECGFKDLLNVELQPGGERKVPMRLNYNKYCNAITQDNLIRLGALLIDYSTKEGILAMRTIVLDNPEVKIKILGEPKENRQLAAELTVQNTLPEPLNACCFSIEGANLTGGKTITESLSTNIEPGQEAKVKIYFTPNHYGLRKLLVDFNSDKLGPVKGFRNVIIGK